One Manihot esculenta cultivar AM560-2 chromosome 6, M.esculenta_v8, whole genome shotgun sequence DNA segment encodes these proteins:
- the LOC110616541 gene encoding 60S ribosomal protein L7a-2, which yields MAPKRGVKAPVLSKKKPEKVVNPLFEKRPKQFGIGGALPPKKDLTRFVKWPHVVRIQRQRRILKQRLKVPPAVNQFTKTLDKNLATQLFKLLLKYRPEDKAAKKERLLKRAQAEAEGKTVESKKPIVVKYGLNHVTYLIEQNKAQLVVIAHDVDPIELVVWLPALCRKMEVPYAIVKGKSRLGAIVHKKTAAALCLTSVKNEDKLEFSKILEAVKANFNDKFDEHRKRWGGGIMGSKSQAKTKAKEKLLAKEAAQRMS from the exons ATG gcTCCCAAAAGAGGTGTTAAGGCCCCAGTACTTTCAAAGAAGAAACCT GAAAAGGTTGTCAACCCTTTGTTTGAGAAGCGACCAAAACAGTTTGGAATTGGTGGTGCATTGCCACCAAAGAAGGACTTGACTAGGTTTGTCAAGTGGCCTCATGTTGTTCGTATTCAGAGGCAAAGGAGGATTCTGAAGCAACGTCTGAAGGTTCCTCCTGCTGTTAACCAGTTCACAAAAACACTTGACAAGAACCTTG CCACACAACTCTTCAAGTTATTGCTCAAATATAGGCCCGAGGACAAGGCAGCTAAGAAGGAGAGGCTTCTTAAAAGAGCACAAGCTGAAGCAGAGGGGAAAACTGTTGAATCAAAGAAGCCCATTGTTGTCAAATACGGGCTTAACCATGTTACATACCTCATTGAGCAG AACAAGGCCCAATTAGTGGTTATTGCACATGATGTTGATCCCATTGAGCTTGTTGTTTGGTTGCCTGCCTTGTGCCGGAAAATGGAGGTCCCTTATGCAATTGTGAAGGGCAAGTCACGCCTTGGAGCT ATTGTTCACAAGAAAACAGCAGCAGCTTTGTGCCTTACATCAGTTAAGAATGAAGATAAATTGGAATTTAGCAAAATCTTGGAGGCAGTTAAG GCTAACTTCAACGACAAGTTTGATGAGCACCGCAAGAGGTGGGGTGGTGGCATCATGGGCTCCAAATCTCAGGCAAAGACAAAAGCTAAGGAGAAACTCTTGGCAAAGGAGGCTGCACAGAGGATGTCTTAA
- the LOC110617530 gene encoding uncharacterized protein LOC110617530 has translation MGSGTSRLGRRPSRTLVNRSHRSSFFSSLICGGSSSRATLEMESHPDEILINSAKHSDLITNEIWNLAEESSFCSGVGARPTSSLAVIGASSESSITVGEGTFAQDGLRSNGSSNQGMSESKELVTPYKVSDNCSRDESYRCISSTEASTSFKEQESSDPVSVNVSSNKDAVNGIDNSEDKDGSRICPEITHPSISYSQGPGGSHGDGVSVENHMNQVTGMFTSDSDPTPHRSEGPATFHSLGDESIQEAIPSGLGFLVANREQDQIDGNVLHVDVVSISSSILSSSTADTSSHEARRNSRRLFWDAFSRRSSRRHLDSPTIVFSTDNSDDPLSHDRWLLDFSGDFFDNGMGSDSGYLGSRIHSMNGQRRPSRSEIWERLRGGLDEHSRRTFCPSGLHPDGTCLCESLPTTEEPSSRASISRIVMLAEALFEVLDEIHRQPVSLSLSMVSLPAPESVVDSFPLKNHKKEKRVEGSDDVEQCYICLAEYEEGDKIRVLPCHHEYHMSCVDKWLKEIHGVCPLCRGDVRLGANEPSVSAMDSSVPNPEVPYIS, from the exons ATGGGTTCCGGCACTAGTCGACTGGGGAGGCGCCCATCACGGACCCTAGTGAATCGCAGTCACCGCTCCAGCTTCTTCTCTTCTCTCATCTGCGGTGGCTCCTCTTCTCGCGCTACTCTCGAG ATGGAAAGTCATCCAGATGAAATTCTCATAAATTCTGCCAAACATAGTGATCTGATCACCAATGAAATCTGGAATCTTGCAGAGGAGTCTTCTTTCTGTTCTGGTGTCGGAGCAAGGCCTACTAGCTCGCTTGCTGTAATTGGAGCGTCATCTGAAAGCAGTATCACAGTTGGTGAGGGAACTTTTGCTCAAGATGGTCTGAGAAGTAATGGAAGCAGTAATCAAGGGATGTCTGAAAGTAAGGAGTTAGTTACTCCCTATAAGGTAAGTGACAATTGTAGTCGTGATGAATCTTATAGGTGTATAAGTAGTACTGAAGCTAGTACTTCCTTTAAAGAACAAGAGTCTTCAGATCCTGTCTCTGTAAATGTTTCTTCTAACAAGGATGCAGTCAATGGCATTGACAATTCAGAGGACAAGGATGGTTCCCGTATCTGTCCTGAGATCACACATCCCAGCATTTCATATTCTCAAGGACCTGGAGGTTCACATGGTGATGGGGTTTCTGTTGAGAATCATATGAATCAAGTAACAGGCATGTTTACTTCTGATTCTGATCCTACTCCTCATAGGTCTGAGGGTCCAGCAACTTTTCACTCTCTAGGCGATGAATCTATACAAGAAGCAATACCTTCGGGTTTAGGATTTCTTGTGGCTAATAGGGAACAGGACCAGATAGATGGAAATGTGCTACATGTAGATGTGGTAAGCATCTCTTCGAGCATTTTGTCTAGCAGCACTGCTGACACAAGCAGTCATGAGGCCAGAAGAAACAGTAGAAGACTATTTTGGGATGCATTTTCAAGACGTAGTTCCAGAAGGCATCTTGATTCTCCAACCATTGTCTTCTCAACAGATAATAGTGATGATCCCCTATCTCATGATAGATGGCTCCTTGATTTCAGTGGTGATTTTTTTGATAATGGGATGGGCAGTGATTCTGGATACTTAGGCAGTAGAATTCACAGCATGAATGGACAAAGGAGACCCTCGAGATCTGAG ATCTGGGAAAGGCTTCGTGGTGGCCTTGATGAGCACAGTCGGAGGACTTTCTGTCCATCTGGACTCCATCCTGATGGCACATGCTTATGTGAATCATTGCCCACAACTGAGGAGCCTAGCAGTCGTGCAAGTATATCACGGATAGTCATGCTCGCTGAAGCTCTTTTTGAG GTTTTGGATGAAATTCATCGCCAGCCTGTGTCACTTTCCCTATCAATGGTATCCCTACCAGCTCCAGAATCAGTTGTTGACTCTTTCCCTCTTAAGAATCACAAAAAGGAGAAGAGAGTTGAGGGCAGTGATGATGTTGAACA GTGTTATATATGTCTAGCCGAGTACGAGGAAGGCGATAAGATAAGAGTTCTTCCTTGTCACCATGAGTATCACATGTCCTGCGTCGACAAATGGCTTAAAGAGATACATGG GGTATGTCCACTCTGCCGAGGAGATGTCCGTCTGGGTGCCAATGAGCCTTCTGTCTCCGCCATGGATTCTTCTGTCCCAAATCCAGAAGTCCCTTACATTTCATAG